The genomic region CTTTATAGGCTTAAGAGGGAGAGCATTGACATAAACATGCTATTCAAGGAGATACCGCCTGAATGAACTTAATTCACCTCCATCGTAAATGCATCAATTATTTTACCACCCCTAATCCTAATGACCGTTTCAAGGGACTTATCCCTAACAATTACGGTTATCACACCATACTCATAATCAATAAACGACGCCCTCCAATCATAATTAAGCTCCACTAACTCACCATCCTTCCAAACACCAATCACACTAGGATCGGCATGAACTACAGACATACCATTACCCACAACGCACCTCCTCCTAACCAACTTAACGAAATAACCAAGTCCACTGGCCACCAACACCTCCCTGTTACACCTCATTAACTCACCCAATTCTTTAACATGGACTTGACGTAAGGATTCACGAAGCGCCTTTTAAGGGTTCCCACTCAGGGAGAGAATAATCGAAACGCCTATATAGCGCTAAGGCGTTAGTTATCTGAAGTGCGGATAAACCCAGCACTATGCATTAGGTGTAGGGGGGAATATAACCTATGTGGCCTATCCTACTGTCCAGTCCTGGCGGAATTACGTGCAAAGTACACGCTTAAGAATGTCGTTAATAGGGAGCGTGTTGATGGGTCTTCACCGCCAAGCATATTTGTTGGGCGTATTGGATATCCGAAGGTTAATGTCTATCCAGCGATACCGCCTATTCATGGCGATACCAGCAATCTTGAGAACCCAAAGACCTGGCTGAATATGAAGCTCGAGGACTTCATATCAAGTAGGCTATCATTAATTAGGGGGTCTATCAAGGTCAGGGTTGGGGACGCTAGGAACCCGCCCAGGGCGCTCCATGATGTGCAGGTCATGGCATTATCAAGCGGGCCGGTGGATTCTGAGTTAGTGCTTGAGAGGCCTGTGGGTGTTAGGTACGTGTTTGACGAGCACTCACCACCCTTTGGACCATCATCACCACTGCGGGAGTTAAAGGTGGACTCATTACCGCCACCGCCGAGGATTGTTGATAAGGTATACAGCGACACTGATCTGAATGCTACGGAGGCCATTTGGAGTCTATATAGCCATGGTATTGACGTGCACCACATATCAAGGCTATTAAGCGTTGGCGCCCTTGGTGTTGGTAAGAGGAGGAGGCTAGTGCCGACTAGGTGGTCGATAACCGCCGTTGATAAGCATGTCTCCGATAAATTACTCAGTGAGGTTCGCGATTACCCACTTATAAGTGAGTATAGGGTTTACGTAAGGAGCATCAGGGATAACACATTCATAGGAATTCTCGCACCACACACCTGGCTCTATGAGTGGGCTGAGGCTTGGTGGCCTGGCTCGACATGGAATGTGTGGGGTGGTGATGTGGTTCTTGAGCTTGATTATGAGGGTTATTGGGGTCGTGATGATTACCCATCAATAGGTGGTTGTTACTATGCGGCTAGGATAGCAGTACTTGAGGCGTTACGCTCAATGCGTAGGCAGGCTGCGGTGATATTATGGCGTGAGATTTACCCAGGCTTTAACCTGCCCATTGGTGTTTGGTGGGTTAGGGAGAATATTAGGGCTATGTTCAATGGTCCATACGAGAGGTTTTACGATCTAAGGGATGCCCTTAATTACGTGGCTGGCTTCCTAAGGCTACCAATAAGTACCTGGGTATCTAGGTCTTACGTGATTAAGGTCCTAACTAAGCAATCAAGCCTAGTTAATTGGTTGGGCGGTAGGTAAATGAATAACATAATTAAATTGGGCAATACCATTGTGAGGGAGATAAGGGTTAAGACTGCATTATCAAGGTCGGGCCTGCCGGAGTACGACTATGCACTAAACCCATACCTTGGTTGTCAGCATGGCTGTGTTTATTGCTATGCCATGGACTTCACGAAGGGCGAGCCAGGCATTAAGTGGGGTGAGGTAGTCTATGTCAAGGTTAACTTAATACAAGCGCTACTGAGAGACATCAGGAGATTTAAGCCAGGCATTGTCGGTGTGTCCACAATAACTGACCCGTACCAACCCGTGGAGTCCAGGTATAAATTAACCAGGAGAGCCATTGAAGTACTATGTAATGCAGGCTACCACGTTAGTATCCAGACTAAGTCAGCATTAATCATTAGGGATTTAGACGTAATTAATAAGTGCAGTAAGTCAATCGATGTGGGTTTCACAATAACCACAATGAGGAATACTTACAGAATCATAGAACCAATGGCCGCACACCCAATGGCAAGGGCATCGGCACTCAGGAAAATAGCCAGCCTAGGCATCGAGACCTGGATATTCCTGGGCCCACTAATACCCGGTATAAACGATAAGGTGGAGGATTACGAATCAGTGATACGCCTAGCCAAGGAAACAAACTCGCAGGTAATAATCGATAGGTTCAGGCCAAGATCAGTCGTAATCAAGTTCATGAGCAGGAGGTTAAGCCCCATATACCCAGTGACCAGGGATTGGTGGATCAAGACCCTAAACTCAATAATGAAAATATGTAGGGACTACGGTGTTAACTGTATCACGGCAGAGGATGAATGGGAAGCAAGCCGAAAAATGAGGTAAGCACTAGGTTAATGTGGGAAGATTTAAAAAATGTGGGTCTATTAATGCTTAATGGGGAGTGTGGTTAAAATAGACAATAGGGGTAGAATTAGGCTGCCTGGAAGACTTGCTAAGTATGGCTCAGTGATTATAATTGATGTGGGTGAGTATTTCATAGGCATACCCATACCTAAGGATCCATTAACTGCAACATCTGGTATCATAAAGAGTGAGAAGAGTGTTGGAGAATTGAAAAAAGAGGCTGAGGAAGAGGCCGCTAAGGACGCCTTGGAAAGGGCTAGGAGGATGGGTCATGCTGATTGAGACGGACGTATTAGTGGCCCATTTAAAGGATAAGGATTGGCTTAAGAATGTGGCTGATAGGTTATTGCTACGTGTTGCCAATGGGGATTTCGGTGAGGTCTTGGTAAGTAGGGAGGTTATTCATGAGATTTATTATGTGTTAAGCCGTGCTGGACTTAGTAAGCGTGAGATACTGAATAGGGTTGGTGCATTAACGCAGATACCAAACCTTAAATGGATTCCAACAACTGTGGACATAGACCTACTAGCCTTGGCCCTAATGGATCAGTATGGCCTTACATCAATTTTTGATGCTTATAACGCAGCCACATGCCTATTGTACGATAGGGATAGGAAGATAATATCCACGGACAGCGTGTATGATAGGGTTGTGGGCCTGGCTAGAATTGATCCTAGGAGTCTCGTTTAGTGTTGCGTACTTAGAAACCTTTATTAATTAGGTCGTTGACTCACACTCGGCGAATTCAGTGGCTCAGGTTGGGAATGAGGAGCAAATAATTAGGGAGATAATGAATGCGTTGTCGGGTTCTGCGCGTTATATGGCTGATGAGATTAAGGGCACGTTCTCTAAGTACGTTGACATTTACAGAAGCGTCTCAGGCTTCGAGACGCAACAGGTTAGCCTTGGCACTGTTGAGAATAAGAGGGTCTTCCTAATTCAATCATCAATCACGGAACCCAATTATGACCCAAATAATTACCTCGTGAACGCCTTCAAAAACTTCTTCAACATTAATGAGAATTTCTACCCAACATACCTAATGGGCGGTATTGAATGTTACATGCAGTCAACACCGAGTGAGTCTACGGGCGTTAAGGTTAGTGGTTCAATGGTATCCATCTATAATGGTGTTGAGAGTGTCGAGGATAAGGACATGGGCCAGGTGGTTTGTGCTAAGAAGGCCAGTATTAAGTTCTCAGACAATGTGACCAGCGAGGTAAGTGCTAGCCCTGGCGATTTATTTAGGGCCGCCTTTGACGTAATTAATAGCGTTAGGAGTAGGTTTGGTAATATTCGTGACGATTTCGTAAATACCTACGGCTTCGAGCCGGGCGACATAACATTAACGGGTAACGAGGTTATGCTCAGCACGTTGTTTGACCTGAGCATGTCAAGTACGATGAGGGATTATATACAAAGAGTCTTCTCAAGTATTGTTCCGGGACAAGCACCAGAATTAATGGGTTTAGGCCTACTTTGTGGTGCACAGCCTGACCTCGTCTTCTCATACGATGATATGGAGAGAATACTCGTACTTGGTCACCCGCATAAGGTTAGCTCTGGCGATTGCCTTAAGTACTCAATAATTAAGTACGCGTGATTTTACCGTAACTTGATGTCACGCACTTAAAACCTCACCACCTTTTTCCCTTATTGCCGATATGAGGAAGTTAAGGACCCTATTAATCTCATCCTCAGCGCTCTTAATATCTTCAGAGCTAACATACACGTGAACCTCAACTAATGGAGCCCTAATCTCATGGCCCTTGGGGTGGCTTTTGATGTATATTCTATTGCTCATCTTCATACCCTTCTCAATTATTGGCGCTAGGTCAGCCTCGGGGACTCCCTTAACTGTTATCGATTTCTCAACGAAATGAAGCCTAGGCCCCATCTCACGTAGTCTTGGCTCCACGTAATTCTCAAATATCGCCATCATTTCAGCTGGGACTCCAGGTAACGCAATAATAATCGTGTTACCCTCCTCAACCCAAATACCTGGTGCAGTACCAACGGGATTCGGCAATGGCTTAGCGCCCTCGGGCATTTTTGCCTGCTTAAGCCTAGGCTCAGTAAGCTCTAGACCTCTTGATTTAAATGTCTCAACCACGAGCCTAAGCGCCTCATCATTAATCACATACTTCCTATTCAAGGCCTTAGCCAGGTACTCGCTTGTCCTGTCATCAAATGTTGGTCCTAAACCACCTGTTGAAATAACAACCCTAATACCTCTCTTAATGGCATCTCTGAACACCTCAACTTCATCCTCCTCACTATCCGGCACGGTTATTATCCTCCTAACGTCATAGCCAAGAAGTGTTAGCTTTCTTGCGAGCCATGAAGCGTTTGTGTTTACGGTCTTTCCAATGAGTAATTCATTACCTATTGATATGATCCATGCCGTATAACTCATTGTAATTAGCGCTTAAGACCCACTTAAAATGCCTTTGTAGTGGTTAACAAGGACATGTTAATAAATGGGTTAGTAATTATTGTACTCTGATTTAGTATGAGGAGGTTCGCAATAATAATCCTGGACTTGGATGATGTACATCC from Vulcanisaeta distributa DSM 14429 harbors:
- a CDS encoding Nre family DNA repair protein — its product is MRINPALCIRCRGEYNLCGLSYCPVLAELRAKYTLKNVVNRERVDGSSPPSIFVGRIGYPKVNVYPAIPPIHGDTSNLENPKTWLNMKLEDFISSRLSLIRGSIKVRVGDARNPPRALHDVQVMALSSGPVDSELVLERPVGVRYVFDEHSPPFGPSSPLRELKVDSLPPPPRIVDKVYSDTDLNATEAIWSLYSHGIDVHHISRLLSVGALGVGKRRRLVPTRWSITAVDKHVSDKLLSEVRDYPLISEYRVYVRSIRDNTFIGILAPHTWLYEWAEAWWPGSTWNVWGGDVVLELDYEGYWGRDDYPSIGGCYYAARIAVLEALRSMRRQAAVILWREIYPGFNLPIGVWWVRENIRAMFNGPYERFYDLRDALNYVAGFLRLPISTWVSRSYVIKVLTKQSSLVNWLGGR
- a CDS encoding SPL family radical SAM protein; its protein translation is MNNIIKLGNTIVREIRVKTALSRSGLPEYDYALNPYLGCQHGCVYCYAMDFTKGEPGIKWGEVVYVKVNLIQALLRDIRRFKPGIVGVSTITDPYQPVESRYKLTRRAIEVLCNAGYHVSIQTKSALIIRDLDVINKCSKSIDVGFTITTMRNTYRIIEPMAAHPMARASALRKIASLGIETWIFLGPLIPGINDKVEDYESVIRLAKETNSQVIIDRFRPRSVVIKFMSRRLSPIYPVTRDWWIKTLNSIMKICRDYGVNCITAEDEWEASRKMR
- a CDS encoding type II toxin-antitoxin system VapC family toxin encodes the protein MLIETDVLVAHLKDKDWLKNVADRLLLRVANGDFGEVLVSREVIHEIYYVLSRAGLSKREILNRVGALTQIPNLKWIPTTVDIDLLALALMDQYGLTSIFDAYNAATCLLYDRDRKIISTDSVYDRVVGLARIDPRSLV
- a CDS encoding nicotinamide mononucleotide deamidase-related protein: MSYTAWIISIGNELLIGKTVNTNASWLARKLTLLGYDVRRIITVPDSEEDEVEVFRDAIKRGIRVVISTGGLGPTFDDRTSEYLAKALNRKYVINDEALRLVVETFKSRGLELTEPRLKQAKMPEGAKPLPNPVGTAPGIWVEEGNTIIIALPGVPAEMMAIFENYVEPRLREMGPRLHFVEKSITVKGVPEADLAPIIEKGMKMSNRIYIKSHPKGHEIRAPLVEVHVYVSSEDIKSAEDEINRVLNFLISAIREKGGEVLSA